A portion of the Rhodopseudomonas sp. BAL398 genome contains these proteins:
- a CDS encoding hemin ABC transporter substrate-binding protein: MTRSAPRYHPRHSRRARFAAPVAAILCCLTLPGASLAGALVVHDARGRDVAIENPSRTVSIGGAITEILYDLGLEKRIVGVDTTSTFPAAALGDKPGVGYLRQLSPEGVVGLNPTLILAMQGAGPPETMAILDAAKIPLVLVPETFSEQGLLDKIDLVGRAMGADAGAACLGAAVTSDLAQLRELRAKVTKPVRVMFVMSLVNGRAMVAGRHTAADEIIRMSGAVNAIDGYDGYKMINDEAIVAAKPDWVLSIERGKESLAAEAIYQHPAFAMTKVASDKTFVAMDGLYLLGFGPRTAAAARDVAIRLYPQLATEADRFKSAVLAANCRQ; encoded by the coding sequence CTCCCCGCTATCACCCTCGTCATAGCCGTCGCGCCCGATTTGCTGCGCCAGTCGCCGCGATACTTTGCTGCCTCACCTTGCCCGGCGCCAGCCTCGCCGGCGCGCTCGTGGTCCACGACGCCCGCGGCCGCGACGTCGCGATCGAGAATCCGTCGCGGACGGTTTCGATCGGCGGCGCCATCACCGAGATTCTCTATGATCTCGGGCTCGAGAAGCGGATCGTCGGCGTCGACACCACCAGCACATTTCCGGCCGCCGCGCTCGGCGACAAACCCGGCGTCGGCTATCTGCGGCAATTGTCGCCGGAAGGCGTGGTCGGCCTCAACCCGACGCTGATCCTGGCGATGCAGGGCGCCGGCCCGCCGGAAACCATGGCGATCCTCGACGCCGCGAAGATCCCGCTGGTGCTGGTGCCGGAGACATTTTCCGAACAGGGCCTGCTCGACAAGATCGATCTGGTCGGCCGCGCGATGGGCGCCGATGCCGGCGCGGCCTGCCTGGGCGCCGCGGTGACCAGCGATCTTGCGCAATTGCGGGAACTACGCGCGAAGGTGACCAAGCCGGTGCGGGTGATGTTCGTGATGTCGCTGGTCAATGGCCGGGCGATGGTGGCCGGCCGCCACACCGCGGCCGACGAGATCATACGGATGTCCGGCGCCGTCAATGCGATCGACGGCTATGACGGCTACAAGATGATCAATGACGAGGCGATCGTCGCGGCGAAGCCCGACTGGGTGCTGTCGATCGAGCGCGGCAAGGAGTCGCTGGCCGCCGAGGCGATCTACCAGCACCCGGCCTTCGCGATGACCAAGGTCGCGAGCGACAAGACATTCGTCGCGATGGACGGGTTGTACCTGCTCGGCTTCGGCCCGCGGACGGCGGCGGCGGCGCGCGACGTCGCGATCCGGCTCTATCCACAGCTTGCAACCGAGGCCGACCGCTTCAAATCCGCCGTGCTGGCGGCGAACTGCCGGCAATGA
- a CDS encoding FecCD family ABC transporter permease, whose translation MSAIEAGSRDRVHRRWRAARPSSMLIIGALSAALLGSVIVALTVGAAGIPLARLPAALGLAAHGDSAAVLARDQLVLWSIRIPRIVAAGMVGSLLAVAGALMQGLFRNPLADPALVGVASGGAFAAAASIVVMDSALVVHLRFMQNELLPIAAFAGSLLTTMVLYWIASRAGRTSIALFLLAGLAIAAIANAGIGMLVFVADDRQLRDITFWMLGSLSGATWAKTTTIAPVLAIALLVCAMIARRLDLLVLGESEAFHSGVDVERLKRIAIVLVSAMTGVAVSICGVIGFIGIITPHLLRLLIGPSHRLLLPASAFVGAILLIGADTLARTIVAPAEMPIGILTAAIGAPFFLAMLLRQRGLIGL comes from the coding sequence ATGAGCGCGATCGAGGCCGGATCGCGCGACCGGGTTCATCGCCGGTGGCGCGCTGCGCGGCCGTCGTCGATGCTGATCATCGGCGCGCTGTCGGCGGCGTTGCTCGGCAGCGTGATCGTCGCCCTGACGGTCGGCGCCGCCGGGATCCCGCTGGCGCGATTGCCGGCCGCGCTCGGCCTTGCGGCTCATGGCGATAGCGCCGCCGTGCTGGCGCGCGATCAATTGGTGCTGTGGTCGATCCGGATTCCACGCATCGTCGCGGCCGGCATGGTGGGCAGCCTGCTGGCGGTCGCCGGCGCCTTGATGCAGGGCCTGTTCCGCAATCCGCTCGCCGATCCGGCGCTGGTCGGCGTCGCCAGCGGCGGCGCCTTCGCGGCGGCGGCATCGATCGTGGTGATGGACAGCGCGCTCGTCGTCCATCTGCGCTTCATGCAGAATGAGTTGCTGCCGATCGCGGCCTTTGCCGGCTCGCTGCTGACCACCATGGTGCTGTACTGGATCGCCAGCCGCGCGGGCCGCACCTCGATCGCGCTGTTCCTGCTGGCGGGACTTGCGATCGCCGCGATCGCCAATGCGGGAATCGGCATGCTGGTGTTCGTCGCCGACGACCGTCAGCTGCGCGACATCACTTTCTGGATGCTGGGCTCGCTGAGCGGCGCGACCTGGGCCAAGACCACGACCATCGCGCCGGTGCTGGCGATCGCCCTGCTGGTCTGCGCGATGATCGCGCGGCGGCTCGATCTGCTGGTGCTTGGCGAATCCGAAGCGTTTCACAGCGGCGTCGATGTCGAGCGGCTGAAACGGATCGCGATCGTGCTGGTCTCGGCGATGACCGGCGTCGCGGTGTCGATCTGCGGCGTCATCGGCTTCATCGGCATCATCACCCCGCATCTGTTGCGGCTGCTGATCGGCCCGTCGCACCGGCTGCTGCTGCCGGCCTCGGCCTTTGTCGGCGCGATCCTGCTGATCGGCGCCGATACGCTGGCGCGAACCATCGTGGCGCCGGCCGAAATGCCGATCGGGATTCTGACCGCGGCAATCGGCGCGCCGTTCTTTCTGGCGATGCTGCTGCGGCAGCGCGGGCTGATCGGGCTGTGA
- a CDS encoding heme ABC transporter ATP-binding protein: protein MSAVLQAEAVSFAIGGATLVDRVDLRIESGEIVAIAGPNGAGKSTLLRLLSGDLRASHGAIRLHGHDLYDYAPRELALRRAMLSQHVNVSFPFTVEEIVAMGAGDRDGPAAQPLIEAALHEVGLADFRRRKLPTLSGGEQQRAHFARVLVQLACGEAEHGPALLLLDEPTSSLDLRHQIDLVETARRRAQNGTAVIAILHDLNLAMRFADRIVLLHHGALAGDGPPRDTVTADMVRRVFEVDAAIQFTDAGVPFMLPQTMRPSG from the coding sequence GTGAGCGCGGTACTGCAGGCCGAGGCGGTGTCATTCGCGATCGGCGGCGCGACGCTGGTCGACCGCGTCGATCTGCGGATCGAAAGCGGCGAGATCGTCGCCATCGCCGGACCGAACGGCGCCGGCAAATCAACCCTGCTGCGGCTGTTGTCCGGCGATCTGCGCGCCAGCCACGGCGCGATCAGGCTGCACGGCCACGATCTGTACGACTACGCGCCGCGCGAGCTGGCGCTCCGCCGCGCGATGCTGTCGCAGCACGTCAATGTCAGCTTTCCTTTCACCGTCGAGGAGATCGTCGCGATGGGCGCCGGCGATCGCGACGGGCCGGCGGCACAACCGCTGATCGAGGCGGCATTGCACGAAGTCGGACTGGCCGATTTTCGCCGCCGCAAACTGCCGACGCTGTCGGGCGGCGAGCAGCAGCGCGCGCATTTCGCCCGCGTGCTGGTGCAACTGGCTTGCGGCGAGGCCGAGCACGGCCCGGCGCTGCTGCTGCTCGACGAGCCGACCTCGAGTCTCGACCTGCGGCATCAGATCGATCTGGTCGAGACCGCGCGCCGCCGCGCCCAAAACGGCACCGCGGTGATCGCGATCCTGCACGATCTCAATCTGGCGATGCGCTTCGCCGACCGCATCGTGCTATTGCACCACGGCGCGCTGGCCGGCGACGGCCCTCCGCGCGACACCGTCACCGCCGATATGGTGCGGCGGGTGTTCGAGGTCGACGCCGCTATCCAATTCACCGACGCCGGCGTGCCTTTCATGCTGCCGCAGACGATGCGGCCAAGCGGCTGA
- a CDS encoding phosphodiesterase: MNFVILTDTHFVPPGRKIYGLDPAERLAAAVEKINASHPDIAFVIVTGDLAHWGEDAAYGQLATVLGRLEAPSILMMGNHDRRDLFSRHFPGVARDAAGFVQCVQVFDAATIVTLDTLDEEAPNHAGLLCEARLAFLEHALASAPADRPLLLFQHHPPFDTGLRYMDTIRLTNPQAEWEVIARTRKPDYLFMGHLHRPIAGAWRGIPFHIQRALAHQVAFDLEAEGYIPGSHEPPDYSHVTVSGDRIVIHQCSFLYDGPAFSLQDQAALNQA; encoded by the coding sequence ATGAACTTCGTGATCCTGACCGATACCCATTTCGTGCCGCCCGGCCGCAAGATCTACGGGCTCGACCCGGCCGAGCGGCTCGCTGCCGCTGTTGAGAAGATCAACGCCAGCCATCCCGACATCGCTTTTGTCATCGTCACCGGCGATCTGGCGCATTGGGGCGAGGACGCCGCCTATGGCCAGCTCGCCACCGTGCTGGGACGGCTGGAAGCACCGAGCATCCTGATGATGGGCAATCACGATCGCCGTGATCTGTTCAGCCGGCACTTTCCCGGCGTCGCGCGCGACGCTGCCGGCTTCGTGCAATGCGTCCAGGTGTTCGATGCCGCGACCATCGTCACGCTCGATACGCTGGACGAGGAAGCGCCGAACCATGCGGGCCTATTGTGCGAGGCGCGACTGGCCTTCCTCGAGCACGCGCTCGCTTCCGCGCCGGCGGATCGTCCATTGCTGCTGTTCCAGCATCATCCGCCGTTCGATACCGGGCTGCGCTATATGGATACGATCAGGCTCACCAATCCGCAGGCCGAATGGGAGGTGATCGCGCGAACGCGCAAGCCCGATTATCTGTTCATGGGCCATCTGCACCGCCCGATCGCCGGCGCCTGGCGCGGCATTCCGTTTCACATCCAGCGCGCGCTGGCGCATCAGGTGGCGTTCGATCTCGAGGCCGAGGGCTATATCCCCGGCTCGCACGAGCCGCCGGATTATTCCCACGTCACCGTGAGCGGCGACCGCATCGTGATTCACCAGTGCTCGTTCCTGTATGACGGTCCAGCGTTCTCGCTGCAGGACCAGGCGGCGCTGAACCAGGCCTGA
- a CDS encoding phosphodiesterase produces the protein MKLIHLSDIHLTTPGATIGGRDPRANFERALHHAIKDHADAELMVITGDLSDWGDVEDYRWLKARLATVPLATRLCIGNHDNRAAFLEVFPELAAPDGHVQGVHDTSAGRCLLLDTAQPGTHAGHYCAARQAWLEQRLAEHDGPFLLFMHHNPMPIHLGPLDQIRLRDDVAFRAIVGRHRDKILHIFFGHCHLPLAGSVAGVPVSSLRGTNHASYPLFAETAMLSASDLPESYGVAFFEPDYVTVHMVEFGYTGAIRVEGSPDYKAWDRETMAR, from the coding sequence ATGAAGCTCATCCATCTCAGCGATATCCATCTGACCACGCCGGGCGCCACGATCGGCGGCCGCGACCCGCGCGCCAATTTCGAACGCGCATTGCATCACGCCATCAAGGATCATGCGGACGCCGAATTGATGGTGATCACCGGCGACCTGTCGGACTGGGGCGATGTCGAAGATTATCGCTGGCTGAAGGCGCGGCTCGCAACCGTTCCGCTCGCGACCCGGCTGTGCATCGGCAATCACGATAACCGCGCCGCCTTTCTTGAGGTGTTTCCCGAATTGGCCGCGCCGGATGGCCACGTCCAGGGCGTGCATGACACCAGCGCCGGCCGCTGTCTGTTGCTCGATACGGCGCAGCCCGGCACCCATGCGGGTCATTATTGCGCGGCGCGGCAGGCATGGCTGGAACAACGGCTGGCCGAACATGACGGCCCGTTCCTGCTGTTCATGCATCACAATCCGATGCCGATCCACCTGGGACCGCTGGATCAGATCCGGTTGCGCGACGACGTGGCGTTTCGCGCCATCGTCGGCCGCCATCGCGACAAGATCCTGCACATTTTTTTCGGACATTGCCATCTGCCGCTGGCCGGCTCGGTCGCGGGCGTGCCGGTGTCGTCGCTGCGCGGCACCAATCATGCGAGCTATCCACTGTTTGCCGAGACCGCGATGCTGAGCGCATCCGATCTGCCGGAATCCTACGGAGTGGCGTTCTTCGAGCCGGACTATGTCACGGTGCATATGGTCGAGTTCGGCTACACCGGCGCGATCCGGGTCGAAGGCTCGCCCGACTACAAGGCCTGGGACCGGGAGACCATGGCGCGATGA
- a CDS encoding ABC transporter substrate-binding protein, translating into MLKTCIAAAAIALVAGTAQAQTKTEIVIQYPYAELFTETHKQIAAEFAKVHPEIKVTMRSAYDSYEDASQKVLREAVTGQMPDITFQGLNRVRVLVDKNIPAPLDGYIAAEKDFDKQGFHQAMFDIGTASGKVYALPFAISLPIVYVNVDLVKKVGGDPANLPKTWDGLIAMAKKIKALGPDMNGVTYAWDITGNWLWQAPVFARGGTMLNADETKVAFDGPEGKFAINMLAKLVTEGGMPNLDQPSMRATFAAGHTGFHITSTSDLHKTTEMIGGKFELKTLPFPDVVSPNGRLPAGGNVMMILAKDKAKRDAAWEVVKFWTGPKGAAIVAQTTGYMPPNKLANEVYLKDFYVKNPNNYTAVSQLPLLTKWYAFPGQNGLKITDVLKDHLNSIVSGARAKEPEAVLADMASDVQKLLPQTAGAAH; encoded by the coding sequence ATGTTGAAAACATGCATCGCCGCCGCAGCCATCGCGCTCGTAGCGGGAACCGCGCAAGCCCAGACCAAGACCGAGATCGTGATCCAGTATCCCTATGCGGAGCTGTTCACCGAAACCCACAAGCAGATCGCCGCGGAATTCGCCAAGGTCCATCCCGAGATCAAGGTGACGATGCGCTCTGCCTATGATTCCTACGAGGACGCCTCGCAGAAGGTGCTGCGCGAGGCGGTGACGGGCCAGATGCCCGATATCACCTTCCAAGGCCTCAATCGCGTCCGCGTGCTGGTCGACAAGAACATTCCGGCGCCGCTCGATGGCTATATCGCCGCCGAGAAGGATTTCGACAAGCAGGGCTTCCATCAGGCGATGTTCGATATCGGCACCGCCAGCGGCAAGGTCTACGCGCTGCCCTTCGCGATCTCGCTGCCGATAGTCTACGTCAATGTCGATCTGGTGAAGAAGGTCGGTGGCGATCCGGCGAATCTGCCCAAGACCTGGGACGGGCTGATCGCGATGGCCAAGAAGATCAAGGCGCTCGGTCCCGACATGAACGGCGTCACCTATGCGTGGGACATCACCGGCAACTGGCTGTGGCAGGCCCCGGTGTTCGCGCGCGGCGGCACCATGCTCAATGCCGACGAGACCAAGGTGGCGTTCGACGGCCCCGAGGGCAAATTTGCCATCAACATGCTGGCGAAGCTGGTGACCGAAGGCGGCATGCCGAATCTCGACCAGCCGTCGATGCGGGCGACCTTCGCCGCTGGCCATACCGGCTTCCACATCACCTCGACCTCGGACCTGCACAAGACCACCGAGATGATCGGCGGCAAGTTCGAACTGAAGACTCTGCCCTTCCCGGATGTGGTCTCGCCCAATGGCCGGCTGCCGGCCGGCGGCAATGTGATGATGATCCTCGCCAAGGACAAGGCCAAGCGCGACGCGGCCTGGGAAGTGGTGAAGTTCTGGACCGGCCCGAAAGGCGCGGCGATCGTGGCCCAGACCACCGGCTACATGCCGCCGAACAAACTCGCGAACGAGGTCTATCTCAAGGATTTCTACGTCAAGAACCCGAACAACTACACCGCCGTCAGCCAGCTGCCGCTGCTGACCAAATGGTATGCCTTCCCCGGCCAGAACGGTCTGAAGATCACCGACGTGCTCAAGGACCATCTCAACAGCATCGTCTCCGGCGCCCGCGCCAAGGAGCCGGAAGCCGTGCTCGCCGACATGGCGTCCGACGTTCAAAAGCTGCTGCCGCAGACCGCCGGTGCGGCGCACTAA
- a CDS encoding carbohydrate ABC transporter permease, with translation MTLHGRFPLWVVARHVVLIAGALVILMPFIWMISTASKPQTEIFTSDLHLIPEHFALWDNLRTAFAKADLWRFLLNGVIVTASIFTLQLLVALPAAYALAKLRFLGRDLLFALVVFCILIPPQATAIPIFLLLHQLGLLDSYAALILPFSISVFGIFLMRQFFKTVPDDLIDAARMDGISEFGIVWRVMLPTAIPAVTAFGIFSVVAHWNDYFWPLIVLNSNELRTPPLGVAIFRNNEAGTDYGPLMAAAMVVIAPLVIAFLLAQRRFIEGITMTGIK, from the coding sequence ATGACCTTGCACGGACGTTTTCCACTCTGGGTCGTGGCCCGCCACGTCGTGCTGATCGCCGGCGCGCTGGTGATCCTGATGCCTTTTATCTGGATGATCTCGACCGCGTCGAAGCCGCAGACCGAGATCTTCACCAGCGATCTGCATCTGATCCCCGAGCATTTCGCGCTGTGGGACAATCTGCGCACCGCCTTCGCCAAGGCCGATCTGTGGCGATTCTTGCTCAACGGCGTGATCGTCACGGCGTCGATCTTCACCCTGCAGCTCTTGGTCGCGTTGCCGGCGGCCTATGCGCTGGCGAAGCTGCGCTTTCTTGGCCGCGACCTGCTGTTCGCCCTGGTGGTGTTCTGCATCCTGATCCCGCCGCAGGCCACCGCGATCCCGATATTCCTGCTGCTGCACCAGCTCGGCCTGCTCGACAGCTATGCGGCGCTGATCCTGCCGTTCTCGATCTCGGTGTTCGGCATCTTCCTGATGCGGCAGTTCTTCAAGACCGTGCCCGACGATCTGATCGACGCGGCGCGGATGGACGGCATTTCCGAATTCGGCATCGTCTGGCGGGTGATGCTGCCGACCGCGATTCCGGCGGTCACGGCGTTCGGCATCTTCTCGGTCGTGGCGCATTGGAACGATTATTTCTGGCCGCTGATCGTGCTCAACAGCAATGAGCTGCGCACGCCGCCGCTCGGCGTCGCGATCTTCCGCAACAACGAGGCCGGCACCGATTACGGGCCGCTGATGGCGGCGGCGATGGTCGTGATCGCGCCGCTGGTCATCGCCTTCCTCCTCGCCCAGCGCCGGTTCATCGAGGGCATCACCATGACCGGCATCAAGTGA
- a CDS encoding carbohydrate ABC transporter permease, producing MSDIAIRIGAAAQDQSTAVQRPRSHRARTALTAQALVAPAATLMLIILIGPLVAVLALSFTDYQLGAPSFSWIGLDNYRQMMADRVFWISLRNTLTYVVIVVPGSVALGLGIALLIQSGSSLRSWYRTIYFLPVMATLIAMAIVWEFMLHPQFGLINGLLHSIGLQGHSWLQDRNYALYSLCAIGIWQAVGFNMVLFLAGLVSIPKQLYDAAEIDGASGAWSRFRLVTWPLLGPVTAFVVVISSIRSFQVFDTVQVLTKGGPSKSSEVLIYTMYTESFEFFRSGYGAALTVVFLVFVLALTLLKARLNRGVHYA from the coding sequence ATGTCTGATATCGCGATCAGGATCGGCGCCGCCGCGCAGGACCAATCGACCGCCGTGCAACGCCCGCGCAGCCACCGCGCCCGCACGGCATTGACCGCGCAGGCGTTGGTCGCGCCGGCCGCGACGCTGATGCTGATTATTCTGATCGGGCCGCTGGTGGCGGTGCTGGCGCTGTCGTTCACCGATTACCAGCTCGGCGCGCCGTCGTTTTCATGGATCGGGCTCGACAATTATCGCCAGATGATGGCCGACCGGGTGTTCTGGATTTCGCTGCGCAACACCCTGACCTATGTGGTCATCGTGGTGCCCGGCTCGGTGGCGCTGGGGCTCGGCATTGCGCTGCTGATCCAGAGCGGCAGCAGCCTGCGCAGCTGGTATCGCACCATCTACTTTCTCCCGGTGATGGCGACGCTGATCGCGATGGCGATCGTCTGGGAGTTCATGCTGCATCCGCAATTCGGCCTGATCAACGGGCTGCTGCACAGCATCGGCCTGCAGGGCCATAGCTGGCTGCAGGACCGCAACTATGCCCTGTATTCGCTGTGCGCGATCGGAATCTGGCAGGCCGTAGGCTTCAACATGGTGCTGTTCCTGGCCGGCCTGGTGTCGATCCCCAAGCAGCTCTACGACGCCGCCGAGATCGACGGCGCGTCCGGCGCCTGGTCCCGGTTCCGGCTGGTGACCTGGCCGCTGCTGGGGCCGGTCACCGCCTTCGTGGTGGTGATCAGCAGCATCCGCTCGTTCCAGGTATTCGACACCGTGCAGGTGCTGACCAAGGGCGGACCTTCAAAATCCTCCGAGGTGCTGATCTACACCATGTACACCGAAAGCTTCGAGTTCTTCCGCTCCGGCTACGGCGCGGCGCTCACCGTGGTCTTTCTGGTGTTCGTGCTGGCGCTGACGCTGCTGAAGGCGCGGCTCAACCGCGGAGTGCACTACGCATGA
- a CDS encoding ABC transporter ATP-binding protein, with amino-acid sequence MAAIELSAIRKSFDRIDVLKGVDLRIEPGEFISLVGPSGCGKSTLLRIIAGLETQSSGGVRIDGEAVDHVRPSARNLAMVFQSYALYPHLSVFDNIAVPLRMRRLSAAQRLPLLGRLMPNRNRAERGIREDVERVAALLEIAPLLSRKPGQLSGGQRQRVAVGRAIVRQPKAFLFDEPLSNLDAKLRVHMRAEIAQLHRRLKTTFVYVTHDQAEAMTMSGRIAVMIEGHLVQVGKPADVYDNPRDIRVAEFVGSPKINVLPGAVRADRGVEALGRPLALSAAAGAGACRICVRPERVNLGGGAFSGTVTHLENMGAEAFVHIGCDGMAIPLVARIDDPRQLPAIGAAIDFGFAADAVRAFDAGGKRIETTSRHQAVQPREHAHV; translated from the coding sequence ATGGCGGCAATCGAACTCAGCGCAATTCGAAAATCCTTCGACAGAATCGATGTCCTGAAGGGCGTCGATCTCAGGATCGAGCCCGGCGAGTTCATCTCGCTGGTCGGGCCTTCGGGCTGCGGCAAGTCGACCTTGCTGCGGATCATCGCCGGGCTGGAGACGCAAAGCTCCGGCGGCGTCCGGATCGATGGCGAGGCGGTCGACCATGTCCGTCCCAGCGCGCGCAACCTGGCGATGGTGTTCCAATCCTATGCGCTGTATCCGCATCTCAGCGTGTTCGACAATATCGCGGTGCCGCTGCGGATGCGCCGGCTGTCGGCGGCGCAGCGGCTGCCGCTGCTGGGCCGGCTGATGCCGAACCGCAACCGAGCCGAGCGCGGCATTCGCGAGGATGTCGAACGGGTCGCGGCGCTGCTGGAAATCGCGCCGCTGCTCAGCCGCAAGCCCGGACAATTGTCCGGCGGCCAGCGTCAGCGCGTCGCCGTCGGCCGCGCCATCGTGCGCCAGCCCAAGGCGTTCCTGTTCGACGAGCCGCTGTCGAATCTCGACGCCAAGCTGCGCGTCCATATGCGCGCCGAGATCGCCCAGTTACACCGCCGCCTCAAAACCACCTTCGTCTATGTCACCCACGATCAGGCCGAGGCCATGACCATGTCGGGCCGCATCGCCGTGATGATCGAGGGCCATCTGGTGCAGGTCGGCAAGCCCGCCGATGTCTACGACAATCCGCGCGATATCCGGGTCGCGGAATTCGTCGGCAGTCCGAAGATCAACGTGCTGCCGGGCGCGGTCCGTGCCGATCGCGGCGTCGAAGCGCTCGGCCGCCCGCTCGCATTGTCAGCCGCCGCGGGTGCGGGCGCCTGCCGAATCTGCGTGCGGCCCGAGCGCGTCAACCTTGGCGGCGGTGCGTTTTCCGGCACCGTCACGCATCTGGAGAATATGGGCGCCGAAGCCTTCGTGCATATCGGCTGCGACGGCATGGCGATCCCGCTGGTGGCGCGGATCGACGACCCGCGCCAGCTGCCGGCGATCGGCGCGGCGATCGATTTCGGCTTCGCCGCCGACGCGGTGCGCGCCTTCGACGCCGGCGGCAAACGCATCGAGACCACCAGCCGGCATCAGGCCGTGCAGCCGCGGGAGCATGCCCATGTCTGA
- a CDS encoding LysR family transcriptional regulator, protein MNAVFETGSFAAAAKSLGVAQPSVAQLVRDLEAAFGVSLFDRHGQSLVATQLCRQLYASTSRIQAMEADAIAILQQREELAGGELLVGLGNAMPGMALISSFKSLYPKIQVRIEIGNWSDIVGAVVDRRVDVAVLPDVPQDRRFRSEVCLSQRVVAICHPKHPLNRREPVSIAKLMKYPLVFRTRHSSTQRVVDKTFRSLGLQPEPAIVVNTREGMLEAVANQLGVGFIWEHGSSRADRIARIVVTEMDVELPEYIFSLLGTKGRLVELFFQARNLSP, encoded by the coding sequence GTGAATGCGGTGTTTGAAACCGGCAGTTTTGCTGCCGCGGCAAAGAGCCTCGGCGTCGCGCAGCCGTCGGTGGCGCAGCTGGTGCGCGATCTCGAGGCGGCGTTCGGCGTCAGCCTGTTCGATCGCCACGGCCAGAGCCTGGTGGCGACGCAGCTGTGCCGGCAGCTTTATGCGTCGACCAGCCGGATCCAGGCGATGGAGGCCGACGCGATCGCGATCCTGCAGCAACGCGAGGAACTGGCGGGCGGCGAGTTGCTGGTCGGGCTCGGCAATGCGATGCCGGGAATGGCGCTGATCTCATCGTTCAAATCGCTCTATCCGAAGATTCAGGTGCGCATCGAGATCGGCAACTGGTCCGACATTGTCGGCGCCGTGGTCGACCGCCGCGTCGACGTCGCGGTGCTGCCGGACGTGCCGCAGGATCGCCGGTTTCGCAGCGAGGTCTGCCTCAGCCAGCGCGTCGTCGCCATCTGCCATCCGAAACATCCGCTCAATCGCCGTGAGCCGGTGTCGATCGCCAAGCTGATGAAATACCCGCTGGTGTTCCGGACACGGCACTCCTCGACCCAGCGCGTCGTCGACAAGACGTTTCGCAGCCTCGGCCTGCAGCCGGAACCGGCGATCGTGGTCAATACCCGCGAGGGGATGCTGGAGGCGGTCGCCAATCAGTTGGGTGTCGGTTTCATCTGGGAACACGGCTCCAGCCGCGCCGACAGGATCGCGCGCATTGTCGTGACCGAGATGGATGTCGAACTGCCGGAATATATTTTCTCTCTGCTTGGCACCAAGGGCAGGCTGGTCGAACTGTTCTTCCAGGCGCGAAATTTATCGCCTTAG